In the genome of Ziziphus jujuba cultivar Dongzao chromosome 10, ASM3175591v1, the window GCGTTATTTCAGACTGTAGATAAGAAATAATGACAGACTGGAACGTAATATGGAATGTGTAACGCGTACAAGTCTCTGTCatcatatatatagtatattttatcttttgaggAAAGCCTTGAACCAATGGGCAGAACTTTTTGGGTATCTTGTGAGCCCATGTTTATAATCCACATAGTTGATACCAAATCGAACGGTGTAACCAGAACTCCATTCAAAGTTGTCCAACAATGACCATGCAAAATATCCCTTCACATTCACGCCACTCCTGCACCAAATTGAAGACCACCgcaaaattaattttgcaatAATTAATATGTACGAACAATATCCACATATAGAGATATAGCTAATATTTAATTGCGCTTACTTGATCGCTTTTTGAAGGTAATAAAGATGGCGACGGTAGTAGTCAATTCTTTGATTGTCGACAAGGGCTTGCTCAAGTGTTAATTTGGGGTCATTGAACTCATCAATGCCTATCAAAtggatatgtaaaatttatgtaattaatattgaattagtCATTTCACTGTAATAGGCTATTAATGATGAAAATTGATTAAAGATTAATGATCACCATTCTCTGTTATGTAAACCAGTGGATTACGATACTTTGTCTTTGTGTAAAGCAATAGATCATAAAATCCTCTTGGATAAACGTAGAGCCAATTTGAAGCAGCctgcaaattatatatatatatatatatatatacttatttatatatagaaaacaTACATATATGGAGGGTATGAAATGAACAAGTATATATACACAACGTTAATGACTAAtggatgcatatatatacatatatatagtaccTTTTCGCCAATGGGTATCCCGTTTCTCTCAGCTGCCATCCATGCAAGATCATGATTAATATTGATTGGTCATATATAGATGGAAATATTtgtttgcatatatagatagatatagttTAGTAATGAATTTTATACATACTTGATTGGTTAGCGCGAGCGTCTGTGGTATAACTTCCCAACCCAGCATTATTGGAACGGAATACATGGCGTGCATAGTTAGCAGTGTAATAGTTCAATCCCAGAAAGTCAAATGACCCTTTTACTAGCCTAGATTCCTCTTTGGTGAATTTAGGCAGTCGCTTTCCGACAAGAGATCTCATGCTACGTGGATAATCACCATAGGTCAAGGGATCCATGAACCTGcaatagatattatataataatcaaatctacAATTAATCAATTATATGGGAAATCCTATCCACATTATTATCCGTGGATAATCACCATTATTAATAGTTAACCCACATTATAATTATAAGGAGCTTGGAAATCTCTTGTTACAGAGAAAGTATTTTGCGTCAGAGGTGTATGCTGTAACTCATAATTCAATGACTAAACTAGCTAATAAAtcgattttgaaaattaagagCAATTGAGAAAGCAATAATATAATGATGGATGGATCGGGGCATCATTATTAGTAGCTTGAGGAATCACTAAAggcatgtatacatatataacacATGCACATCCTGATGAATGCCAACCGCGCAACAGAGGCGTTATACCAAGTAGTGCTAGCAGTTGTGATGGTGAAGTCCCTTCACATATAGTATAGAATAAGccacttaaaagaaaaaaaaagaaaagaaataatctATCATCTGGTGTGATTTTATACTGTTTCCCCACTCCCacgatttttcttctttttgcaaTTAATAACTATTCTATATTAGCTAGCGAATAattcaagtatatatatatatatgtatatatgcatatatatagtcTAACAACCATTACCATCCAAACATGAAATCAAGTGCTCGAAGTGCAGCATTTTGGTCGTTCTTCGAGTCAGAATATGGAACCATCCAGTGGGACACTAGTGTTATCCCTATCAACCCCTTTTGATATGCCTGTATAATTTTGACATTCCTTAATTTTCattagtaaattaattaattatgatattctaaatttattatttatatatgtatttacctGATACTTGTCCTTGTACAACTTGACGGCGGCAGCGTGGGAAAGAATAAGGTGGTGTGCGACTAAATAAGGCTCAGTCCCGGAATCCCCACCTGTGCAGTTCAGTTTTTGCCATTCCGAGCATCGGAATGGTGCCAAGTTGGCATTTGCATAACCACCGTTGCTGTAGGTCCATGGCTCATTCAACGTGATCCAGTGCTTCACCCTGTCTCCGAATTCCTTAAAACAAAGTTCTGCAAAGTCCCTATAATGATTCCTGTAGTGTATACAATTTTATACATACAGTACAcaaattaaacacataaataaattaataaataaataaataaaccataaactaatatatttatatatagatatatttacgGAAAAGCATTCTATTAAGTTGGAAAATTG includes:
- the LOC107412669 gene encoding beta-glucosidase 12 produces the protein MASHSGQSQGSVVLVVSVLLVVCGSVRSTSSKENTTTPTTYFDVSSLNRSSFPAGFIFGTASASYQYEGAAREDGKGPSIWDYYSHKYPEKIKDGSNGDVANDQYHRYKEDVGIMKEMNLDGYRFSISWSRLLTNGKLSGGVNKKGIEYYNNLINELLAKGLKPFVTIFHWDLPQALEDEYGGFLSPDIVNHYRDFAELCFKEFGDRVKHWITLNEPWTYSNGGYANANLAPFRCSEWQKLNCTGGDSGTEPYLVAHHLILSHAAAVKLYKDKYQAYQKGLIGITLVSHWMVPYSDSKNDQNAALRALDFMFGWFMDPLTYGDYPRSMRSLVGKRLPKFTKEESRLVKGSFDFLGLNYYTANYARHVFRSNNAGLGSYTTDARANQSTERNGIPIGEKAASNWLYVYPRGFYDLLLYTKTKYRNPLVYITENGIDEFNDPKLTLEQALVDNQRIDYYRRHLYYLQKAIKSGVNVKGYFAWSLLDNFEWSSGYTVRFGINYVDYKHGLTRYPKSSAHWFKAFLKR